The genome window TTATCGTCATTAAGGAAATACACACCCAAAGCATCACCAGGCTGATAAGTAATACCTGAATCAGCCAAAGAAATTTCGATATGACGCACGTCTTTCGTCGAATCGCGGCCAGTGATTTTCTGATTGACTGATAACTCAGCCAGATAAGGTGTTTCTTTAGTATAAGCGCTGTCATGCGCCGCTGTGGCTGTAGCACCTGGCCATGCAATGACTTGGGCTGAACCTGCAGCCTGTTTTAACTCTGGCGCAAAAGCCTGAACTGCGGTTTCAGTCCAGCTGGCAGCCTGCGCCGCATAATCAACGTCCAGATCAGCACGGGCGTGTAATCTTTTGCCACCTAAAGCCGCCAGTTGCTCGTCAAAATCTATGGCTGTTTTACAGAAGAATTCATAGCTTGTATCGCCTAAACCCAGCACGGCGAATTGCAAGCCGTCGAGCTTAGGTGCTTTTTTGCTGAATAAGAATTTATGAAAAGCCACAGCGCTTTCTGGCGGCTCACCTTCGCCATAGGTCGAGGTGACAATCAGCAGGTATTTTTCTTTCACCAATTGAGTGGTTTTATAGCTGCCAATATCTGTTAACTTCACAGCTATGCCTTGCTGCTCAGCGGCCGCTTTAATTTTATTCGCTACGGCTTTGGCATTGCCAGTTTGTGAGCCATAGAGAATAGTCAGCACGGCACTTTCGCTACTCTGTTGCAAAGGAGCGGCAGTTTGTCCGGATAATTGAGCAGCCGCAGCCAGATAACCACTGACCCAGGCCTGCTGAATAGGATTCAACTGGCTTACCAACGACTGTAAATCCTTGATTTGTTGAGCGGACAAAGGACTGGCCTGAGCAGCTAACGACGCGAATAGCATAAAAACACCACAAATAAGCTAAGTTATCGCCATTTTAGCCGTCTAAATGGATAAACCTAAATAACCCTTCTCTCTGCTTTATGCCTTTTAGTTATTAAAATAATTTTTTGGTTTATATCCATCAGACGATATGACTCCTTGCTCTGAAAGAAACGGGTTGTTAGCATGGGTTGAATCTGTTCAAGGAGTTGTATAGTGGCCGTTAAGCTGCTTTTTCTATGGTTGGGTCTGATGTTGCTTTTACCTGCAATGGCGCAAAGCCAGCAACAGGTAGAAGTTTCAACTGCAGCTGAGCGTCAGCAATTGCAACAGCAGCTACAACAAAGTACAGAACCAGCACAACGGCTGAATCTGCTGGTCAGGTTGACTGAAGTTTTTGTTACCCAAGATCCGGCACTCAGCCTGAGCTATGCCAAACAATGGCTGGACAACACCTCAGACAGGGAAAGTGCCGATTACCACAGAGTGCTGTTGCAACAAACGACAGCATTTATGCTGCAAGGTAATTATCAACAGGCCTATCAAACCAGTATTGAAATCGAACGTTTAGCCCGCCTTCAAAAAGATACCAAGCAGTTATTTAATGCATTGAGGCGCCAAGCCGATAACCTGAACCGTTTAGGTCAGGCCGACAAAGCTTTACCTAAAGCATTGGAAGCAATGCAAATTGCGATAGAGTCCAACAATGCAGTACCACTACAAATCATTCGTTATGACCTGGCTCATATTTATTTAAATTTATATGCCTACCCCCAGGCTATTCAAATCGCCAGCGATGGTCTGAGCCTTGCAATGACCGGGGATGACAGCAATCGTCAGGCTAATTTTTTACATCTGTTGGCTGAAGCCAGCCGGTTGTATCAGCAAGATCAAGCTGCGGAAGACTTTGCACGTAAAGCACTGGAACTGCGCTTGAGCCGTCAGGAACAGGCGTTAACGGCGCAATACCATTTAAGTCTGGCCCGCAGTTTATTGCCACAGAAAAAATATCAGGAAAGTGAACAGCAACTACAACTGGCATTACTGGCAGCACAACAAGCAGGCAATAGTATTGAGCAAGCAGATGCTCAACAAAGTCTGGCCTGGCTGGATTTGCATTTTGACCGTCCTGCTATGGCGAACACCAGGTATCAGCAGATCAGTCAGTTGTTAAAGGCTGACGAACATCAGGCGAACTTCCGCCAGTTCAGCTTAAACCACTTAACTGCGTTGCTGGAGTTTAAGCAGCAGGCAGAGGCTGCAGCTTTATATCAAAAGCTTAACTTACAAACCTCGTATTTTACCAAACCTCAGAGCCTGCTGGATTATTGGACTGTAACAGCCCAGGTGGCGGAGTTTAATCAGGATTACCAACAGGCTTATGCTGCTGCGGAACAAGTGCGGCAACTGCAACAACAGTTATTTGATGACAGAATTCATAAACAGTCGCTGGTGATCTCAAGTGAGCAGCACAAAGACTTGCTGGAACGTAATCTGCAGCAAGCCGCTCAGCAAGGTCAGTTGGATCAACTGACTCACCAACATCAACGCAATATGCTGCTGTTGTTATCTGTCGGCGCTTGTTTGGCTTTAGCTTTGCTGTTATCGCTGTTTTATCACAAATCACGCCGTAATCGTTTGTTGCTACAAAAGCAGCAAGAGATGGCTCAACAAAAAATTGCAGTTAAAAATGAATTTATCGCCACCTTAGGCCATGAAATCCGCACGCCATTGCAAGGCATAGATGCAGTGTTGGCCCAATTATTGACTGAGTTGGATCATCAAAGCAGCCAGCAAAAAGTGCAATTGGCGCGTCGTTCTGTCTGGTCGCTGGATAATATTATCAACAATATTCTGACAACCAGCAGGCTGGATTATGGCGTCTATCAACCCGTAGATCAGCAGGTAGTATTGGCCGAATTACTGGGGCGTCTGCATAACTTACTCGAGCCTTTGGCTAGTAATAAAGGACTTAAATTAAGCTCTTCGGTGGCATCCAATGTTCCGGGCTTGTTATTGCTGGACGAAAATTTACTGACCCAATTGCTAACGAACCTGATCTCGAATGCGGTCAAATACACCAAACAAGGCGAAATTGAAGTGCGTGTCGAGCTGCTGGAGCAACAAGCGGGTAAGCTGAACTTATTGTTCAAGGTGCGGGACACAGGTGTGGGCTTAACTACATTACAAATCAGTCAGTTATTGCGCGGCGAACGCCTTAACCAGCAGCGCTCATTGCAGGCTGGTCCGGGTCTTGGCATGCTGGTTTGCCAAAAGTTATTACAACAGTTGGGCTCGGCTCTGGATATTCAATCCGTGCCAGGACTTGGCACAGAGGTGAGTTTCAGCCTGAAATGTCAGGTTTCATCTTTATTACCTGAAACGCAGCAAACGACCACAGAACAAAATCAGGCCTTAGTGGTGGAAGACGACGAGTTATGTCGTGTTAGTCTGGAACAGGCTTTAACACAACTGGGTTTTGTCGTGACCACAGCCAACAGCCTGCAACAAGTGCAACAATTACCGCAACAGGTATGGGCCTGGGTATTTTTAGATGGCCAGTTGGAAGACGCTGACGCTCAGCAAATCCTACAGCAATTGGACTTACGTCGGCAGGTGGATGAAAACAGTCGTTTTGTTTTAGTCAGTGGTTCCGTACAAAAAGAGATAGCAGCACAAATTAGCGCAGTGTTGCTTAAACCCTGGCGGCGTGAACAACTACAGGCTTTGATTGCCCAACTGGCGCAACTGCCCCCATTAAACCCTTTGTATCAAACTGATTATTTACAACAAGCTTTACAAGCATTAAAGCCCGAACAAAGACAAGCGCTTAGCGCGAACGTCAAAGCGCAGCTTGATACTCTGCAACAAGAGTTAACCCAAGACAAACCCGATCCTAAAGTATTCCACCGAATGATCGGTAGTATGGGCCAGTTAGGGCTGATGCGTTTAAGCCAGCTTTGCCGGCTGACAGAAAACCAGTTACTGCAACAAGGCACACTTGAACCCTCACTCTGCAGCCACTTACAACTTTGTCTGCAACAAAGCAGGCAAGTGATTGAACTGCTGTTTGAACGATACAATCAAACCAGCTGAAACAGTGATAAATACCAAGGCTGTAAGCCAATGTTGTTGGCGTTGCAGGGAGGCGACAAGCTCGCGAGACCCCAGGAGCATAGCCTTCTTATGTGACTGGGGCGAGCAGGCGCAGGCAACAAAGCTGCGGCGTCAAATACCAAGGCTGTAAGCCAAAGTAGTTGGCGTTGCAGAGAGGCGACAAGCTCGCGAGACCCCAGGAGCATAGCCTTCTTATGTGACTGGGGCGAGCAGGCGCAGGCAACAAAGCTGCGGCGTCAAATACCAAGGCTGTAAGCCAAAGTAGTTGGCGTTGCAGAGAGGCGACAAGCTCGCGAGACCCCAGGAGCATAGCCTTCTTATGTGACTGGGGCGAGCAGGCGCAGGCAACAAAGCTGCGGCGTCAAATACCAAGGCTGTAAGCCAAAGTAGTTGGCGTTGCAGAGAGGCGACAAGCTCGCGAGACCCCAGGAGCATAGCCTTCTTATGTGACTGGGGCGAGCAGGCGCAGGCAACAAAGCTGCGGCGTCAAATACGAAGGCTGATTCAGTGGTGATTCATTACTTGTCACGCAGCATGGTTTTTTTACCTTATTGAGGTTGTTATGAAGTATATCTGTGCCAGTACATTGATGCTGGTAAGTGGCCTGAGTTATGCCAGTGATCAATGTGCTTTGACCTTGCAGGACGACTTAAAAGTCAGTCCCTCAGTAGTCAGCATTCAACGGGGTGATCAGGAGCTGTGGCGTATTGATACCAAAGGCCAGCTGTGGCTGGCTCAGCAAAAAAGCAACAGCAACACCGAAACACAACAGCACCTGAAAACTTATCAGCAAGGCATTCGTACACAAGTCACGGCTTCAGCCGCTTTGATGGATGACAGCCTGCAATTGGCCCGCACTGTGCTGGATCAAAACGTACAAACAGCTACTGGTATGAGCCTTGCCGAAAATCCTGAACTACAGCAACCAGTGGATGAGCTGGAACAACAATTGAATCAGTTGGTGCAACGACAAGGGGATACCATTTATGTGTATGGTAGTCAGCTGCGCTCAGCGGATAAAAACTTAGCCAAAGAGGCCGAACAACGAATTCAGCAAGCTGTGGCTAAAATCAGTGGCCAGATGATGCTGACTTTAGGGCAAAATGTGCTGCAAAGCCCTGGCTCTGCCACCGAAAAAATGCAAAGTTTCCGCGCTAAAATGCAGACCTTTGGCAGTCAGTTAAAAACTGACATGCAGAAAAATAGTAAAAACTTACAGCAACGTGGCCAGCAGATTTGTCAGCAACTGAAAACACTGGACCAACTGGAACAACAAATTCAGCAACAAATTCCGGCCATGTCGCCTTATGATTTAATAGATGGCCAGAGTGAAGGCTTTAAGCCTGTGATCTGATAAAAGGACAAAGCAATGATCCAACGTATACAACCAGGTAAAAGATACAGCGAAGCAGTGATCGCCAATGGTCTGGTATTTTTATCTGGTATGGTGCCGGACAATCTGGACGGCGACGCTTCAGCACAAACTGCTAATGTACTGGCACAAATTGATGCGCTGCTGGCCGAAGTGGGCATCAGTAAAAGTCGTGTTGTCGATACCACCATTTATTTGGCTGATATGGCCGATTACAACGCGATGAATACAGCATGGGATCAGTGGGTGGAAGAAGGTCAGGCTCCGGCTCGTGCCACAGTGGAAGCCCGCCTTGCCAATCCATTATGGAAAGTAGAAATTAAAGTCACAGCCGCACTTTAATTTTGGCTTTGGCCTTTAGGGGTCCTTTGTTTCACTTCTGCCTCTTTAGCCAGTTGCTGCAGTTTTTCGCTTTGACCAAAAACTTCAGCAAACTGCGCTACCGTCATTTTCGCTTTGTCTGTCACAGGTGCTTTGGCATCTACTGAAGTGTCTTCTTTGCAATCAATTGGATATAGAATTTTTCCTATACTCCACTCCGCTTTCACTATGGCGCCCATCATAGCGGTATGGCCTCTTTTATCACGCAAGCAGGCATCTGCGCCTTGTTGAAGTAGTAATTCGACAGCTTGCTGCTGACCTGCATAAGTAGCGACCATCAGGGCGGTATAACTTTGGTTGTTGCGCTGATCGACCGGAAAGCCCTGCTGTATAAACTCATTGAGTACCACAAGATCACCAGTGCGGGCCGCAGCAAAAAAGTAAGAAGTGAGTTGTTCCAATGGATCAGAGACTTGTTCTTCAGAACGCAGCATAGCGCTTAATAACATCAAACTCAGTAACAGTAATCGCATCAGATAAATTCCTTAGACATAGGAGTTATGAATTACCCAAAGCACTCAGAGTTGCAGCAAGACGATGTTGTAGGGGCTGGGTTTACCCTGCCCGTCTCGTGTTCATTCCGGTACCGGAATGAGAGCACGAAATCAACAAAGCTGCGGCTTCAAGTACGAAGGGTTGTGAATTCCCCAAAGTAATTGGAGTTGCAGCGAGGCGACAAGTGAGCGAGACCCCAGGAGCATAGTTGTCCTATGTGACTGGGGCGAGAGCGCGTAGTCAACAAAGCTGCGGCTTCAAGTACGCAGGGGAATTGGTGCCTGCGAAACTCACCCTGGGTGCAGGACAGAGCATACGAGTTTCGCAGGGCTTTAAACTAAGGTCAGTTGGAAGGACTAAACCAACCGACCTGCACCAGGGAATTGTTTACAGGGATTTAGCGATTTGCTGCACTTGTTTTAAATCGCCATTGACGGCTTTGGTTAAACGAGTGCCATAGTCGCTGTCAGCTTTGTAGAAATGCGCCAGCATTTTGTGTTTAGTCACTGCATCTTTCACCTGACCTAAATCACCGGACAAATTGCGGATCAGATTGGCTTGTTGTTGCTTATCAAAGCTGCGGTACAAAGCACCAGCCTGGCTAAAGTTGTCCTGCTTGCTGATTGCCTTTTGCATCACTGTGCCATCCAGTTTTGTTTCGACAGCACGGGCGGCATCCACCACAGTTTTAGGTTCAATACGGCTTGGCTCATAATTAACGTTGGATGTACTGTTGCCAAAATTCATAGCGCCATCCTGATTGTGGTTATCCACCATCACTTTGGCTTTGTTGATTGGCAACTGGCTATGATTTGCGCCTAAGCGATACAGTTGAGTATCGGAGTAAGAGAAAATACGGCCTTGCAACAAACGGTCTTCAGATGGCTCAATACCTGGGATCAGGTTGGCTGGTGCAAAAGCCGATTGCTCAGTTTCTTCAAAGAAGTTCTTTGGCATACGGTTTAGCGTCATGGTGCCGACTTTACGTTCTTTCACTCCTGGCCAGGTTTTAGTGGCATCCAGTGGGTTAAAGTCGAAATCATCCAGCTGCTCCGGTGTGATCACCTGCACATACAAATCCCACTTCGGGTTGTTACCGGCATTGATGTTCTGGTACAAGTCGCGGGTCAGGTGGTTAAAATCCATGCCCTGAGTTTTAGTAACCTGATCCGCATCCAAGGATTTCACACCCTGCTGACTCTTCCAGTTGAATTTGACGTAATGCACCTGACCTTGGCTATTGATGAATTTGTAAGCATGTACACCAAAACCATCCATTTCACGGTAGCTGGCTGGCGTGCCTAAATCTGAATAAACAAAAGTCAGCATCTGGGTAGAACCCGGTTCGTGCGACATAAAGTCAAAGACACGATTTGGATCCTGCATATTGTCGACAGGCGAAGGTTTTAATGAATGCACCATATCCGGGAATTTAATCGCATCACGGATAAAAAATACTGGCAGATTGTTACCCACTAAGTCCCAGTTACCTTGATCAGAATAGAACTTCACGGCAAAACCACGCGGATCACGTAAAGTTTCAGGGCTATGGTTACCATGGATCACTGTGGAGAAACGCACAAAGACTGGCGTTTTTTTACCTTGATTGGCAAAAGGAGCCGCTATGGTTAAATCGGATAAATCGTCAGTAGCGACAAATTCACCATGAGCACCAGTACCGCGGGCATGCACAACACGCTCAGGAATACGCTCACGGGCAAAACGTTGTAATTTCTGGATCAGGTGCACGTCCTGCAGTAATACACTGCCGTTAGGACCTGCTGTAGTGGAATTCTGATTGTCCCCAACCGGAGCACCATTGTCTCTGGTTAAAGTATTTGCTTGTACAGCTAAAGACAAACCTAAAGCTACGACTAAGGCTGATTTATTAAACATTATTATGACCCTCTTTGGAGTTCGCTCTATCCTGCCAACACAGAGTAGAGGCCCAGGGCCAATTTAAAAAACGAAATAAAACAATCGAATTAATCTAAAAAATAAATAAGGGTCTGAGTGATAAACTCAGACCCTTCTATTTTAGCTATAAAGCTCAGCTACGACTTGATTCAGATTTTACAGGCGCCACCAGCGCAATCATCCGAATCATCGTCCTGCATTGCAGCCTGTTCTGCTGCTAACTGATCAGCAGCCAGCTGTTGCTGTGCCGTTTTTTTCTCAGCACCATCAAAATCCAGATGGTCTAAATCAAAGTCAAATTCGCTCATTGTATGCTCCGCCTTTCTGGGTATAGCCGTTATCTTGGGCTACTGTACTCAGCTTTCAAGTATGCATACAACTGAAAGCGACGAATTAACCGTAGATCTGAACCAAAGCAGCACGACGTTGTTCCATTGGCATGGCTTTTAACTGCTGAACCACTGAAGCGGGTAACTTACGGGCTGAGCCACGAGAGTAAGCACGAATTTGCGCTTCAGCATCTTGTGTTAACTGCGCAGTCATAGGATTCAGCAACTGAACACAAGCACTACGAGCAGGAGTAAAACCCAGCTTTTTCGCATAAGCTTTTAATAAATTATCTACAGCATTTTGCGCAACAAGCTCACAGTATTCAGTGTTTGAATAGGTGTAGTTTGACGCAGCCTGAACCTGGCTAGCCAACAAAGTGGCAACAGTAAATACAGCAGCAGTAATAAGTTTCATAGGTCTTCCTGGGTGTTAAGTCATTTCACTGTGCGCAATTATTCAGCAATTCCATGACAACACTGTGTAAGAAAGACGAGAAAAAGTGTGACAGTAGCATTAGAATATCTAATGCCACTGTCAGAAAGCTTAGAGCACTTGTTGGCCGGCTTTCACGACGAAAGCAGGCTGCTCCAGCGCTTTGACTTGAGTAAGAGGGTCAACAGGCACTGCCACTAAATCAGCGAAAGCCCC of Rheinheimera sp. MM224 contains these proteins:
- a CDS encoding ATP-binding protein; the encoded protein is MAVKLLFLWLGLMLLLPAMAQSQQQVEVSTAAERQQLQQQLQQSTEPAQRLNLLVRLTEVFVTQDPALSLSYAKQWLDNTSDRESADYHRVLLQQTTAFMLQGNYQQAYQTSIEIERLARLQKDTKQLFNALRRQADNLNRLGQADKALPKALEAMQIAIESNNAVPLQIIRYDLAHIYLNLYAYPQAIQIASDGLSLAMTGDDSNRQANFLHLLAEASRLYQQDQAAEDFARKALELRLSRQEQALTAQYHLSLARSLLPQKKYQESEQQLQLALLAAQQAGNSIEQADAQQSLAWLDLHFDRPAMANTRYQQISQLLKADEHQANFRQFSLNHLTALLEFKQQAEAAALYQKLNLQTSYFTKPQSLLDYWTVTAQVAEFNQDYQQAYAAAEQVRQLQQQLFDDRIHKQSLVISSEQHKDLLERNLQQAAQQGQLDQLTHQHQRNMLLLLSVGACLALALLLSLFYHKSRRNRLLLQKQQEMAQQKIAVKNEFIATLGHEIRTPLQGIDAVLAQLLTELDHQSSQQKVQLARRSVWSLDNIINNILTTSRLDYGVYQPVDQQVVLAELLGRLHNLLEPLASNKGLKLSSSVASNVPGLLLLDENLLTQLLTNLISNAVKYTKQGEIEVRVELLEQQAGKLNLLFKVRDTGVGLTTLQISQLLRGERLNQQRSLQAGPGLGMLVCQKLLQQLGSALDIQSVPGLGTEVSFSLKCQVSSLLPETQQTTTEQNQALVVEDDELCRVSLEQALTQLGFVVTTANSLQQVQQLPQQVWAWVFLDGQLEDADAQQILQQLDLRRQVDENSRFVLVSGSVQKEIAAQISAVLLKPWRREQLQALIAQLAQLPPLNPLYQTDYLQQALQALKPEQRQALSANVKAQLDTLQQELTQDKPDPKVFHRMIGSMGQLGLMRLSQLCRLTENQLLQQGTLEPSLCSHLQLCLQQSRQVIELLFERYNQTS
- a CDS encoding DUF2884 family protein produces the protein MKYICASTLMLVSGLSYASDQCALTLQDDLKVSPSVVSIQRGDQELWRIDTKGQLWLAQQKSNSNTETQQHLKTYQQGIRTQVTASAALMDDSLQLARTVLDQNVQTATGMSLAENPELQQPVDELEQQLNQLVQRQGDTIYVYGSQLRSADKNLAKEAEQRIQQAVAKISGQMMLTLGQNVLQSPGSATEKMQSFRAKMQTFGSQLKTDMQKNSKNLQQRGQQICQQLKTLDQLEQQIQQQIPAMSPYDLIDGQSEGFKPVI
- a CDS encoding RidA family protein gives rise to the protein MIQRIQPGKRYSEAVIANGLVFLSGMVPDNLDGDASAQTANVLAQIDALLAEVGISKSRVVDTTIYLADMADYNAMNTAWDQWVEEGQAPARATVEARLANPLWKVEIKVTAAL
- a CDS encoding ankyrin repeat domain-containing protein, translated to MRLLLLSLMLLSAMLRSEEQVSDPLEQLTSYFFAAARTGDLVVLNEFIQQGFPVDQRNNQSYTALMVATYAGQQQAVELLLQQGADACLRDKRGHTAMMGAIVKAEWSIGKILYPIDCKEDTSVDAKAPVTDKAKMTVAQFAEVFGQSEKLQQLAKEAEVKQRTPKGQSQN
- a CDS encoding catalase, with the translated sequence MFNKSALVVALGLSLAVQANTLTRDNGAPVGDNQNSTTAGPNGSVLLQDVHLIQKLQRFARERIPERVVHARGTGAHGEFVATDDLSDLTIAAPFANQGKKTPVFVRFSTVIHGNHSPETLRDPRGFAVKFYSDQGNWDLVGNNLPVFFIRDAIKFPDMVHSLKPSPVDNMQDPNRVFDFMSHEPGSTQMLTFVYSDLGTPASYREMDGFGVHAYKFINSQGQVHYVKFNWKSQQGVKSLDADQVTKTQGMDFNHLTRDLYQNINAGNNPKWDLYVQVITPEQLDDFDFNPLDATKTWPGVKERKVGTMTLNRMPKNFFEETEQSAFAPANLIPGIEPSEDRLLQGRIFSYSDTQLYRLGANHSQLPINKAKVMVDNHNQDGAMNFGNSTSNVNYEPSRIEPKTVVDAARAVETKLDGTVMQKAISKQDNFSQAGALYRSFDKQQQANLIRNLSGDLGQVKDAVTKHKMLAHFYKADSDYGTRLTKAVNGDLKQVQQIAKSL